The Corylus avellana chromosome ca11, CavTom2PMs-1.0 genome contains the following window.
aacattgctcttaaagcaaaaaatgttaaagtcaatTCTTGTGGTTTATCTGATGAGGATTTTGgggatgatgaagaatttgccttgtttgctaaaaaatttagaaaattcttTAGACCCGTGAATGGAAGGTTTAAAAATCGTGACTCAAAAATTTATGTGAAACCTAGAGGTAAATTTAGAAGTAATCCACGTGAGAACGTAGAGACTGATCAGAAGGATAAGTTCACTAATGAACGAAAATGTCATGAATGTGGGGGTCGGGGTTATATTCGAATTGAATGTGCTAATCTGAAAAGGTCCAAAGGTAAAGCTTTCAATGTCACTCAGAGTGATGAATTGGATGATGAAAAATccgaagaagaagttgaaggaggagtgaattatttagcttttactgcttcttatgataattattataagACTGTTAACTCACCTCATATGATAAACGAATCTGAaattgaatctgatgatgaggtggatttACAAACTACTTATAATAACTTGTTTGTGGAATTTGATAAATTGAACAAGCTGAATAggaaaaatctgaaaaatctgAAAGAAGCTGAACTTGAGAAAGAAAGATTAATGAAATCTATGGATGAATGTTTAGCTATTCGAAACACTTTGACTTCTGAAAACCTCATGCTGATTGCTAAAGTGAAATCTCTGGAAAAGGACTTGAATGATTTGAATGatcattaaaagaaattttctagtgataaattgaatcaaatgttaggaaatcagaaacattcacaTGATaggactggattgggttttaataaacatgttaattcatcttcttcaaatgttgCAACCACTTCTGAAATCATGTTTGTGAAACCTAAAATGAAAGATGTGGCAATTGAGAATTCTTGCTTACCTCAAGAAAGTTTAGAAGAtgtgaccaagaaaaataagttgaaattcaaagtttCGGTAAGGACTAACTTCATCCCTACTTGTTTTAACTGTGGTGTCAAAGGTCATACTCGACCAAGCTGTTTTCAAATTAGGGCTAAACAACCATCGTCTCAGAAGAATATCCCTAGACTAGATGAACCTAGAATTGGGAatcaactaaaagttttaactgCTCAAGTGAAACTTATTAGTGAGAAGTTAGCTGTTTTGTCAAATTCTGTTGATATAAAAGATATGTCTAATTTGATTGACAAGAATGTGCAAATTCCTCCTCAAAAGGAACAGGTctgggttaaaaagaaagatcatctatGCCTTGTTGCTCATACTGCCTTAAGTGTGCTTAACTCTTGTTTGTGGTTTCTGGATAGTGGGTGTTCAAAACATATGACAGGTGATAAGTCTCTATTTAAAGAGCTTAAAGAAGGCAAAGGAGGTGGAAGCATCACTGATGGAGATGGCAGCAAATCGAAGGTGATCGGTCAAGCAATTGTGGAAATTTCCGGTGCTCCTACTCCACAAGAAGTGCTGTATGTTGAAGGACTCCGGGCAAATTTATTGAGCATCAGtcaattttgtgattatgatcTAGTGGTCCAGTTTTCTAAGAAAGAATGAGCATATTTGATTCTTAAGGAAAATGGATGATGGGAGGAGAGCGCACTGTTGACAACTGCTATTGTCTCTCCTCAACTTCTCCAATAAAATGCAATAAGGCAACCCTGGACACTGGAGAATTGGGGCATCAACGGTTGGGgcatctaaattttcatgatctGGTTAGAATTTCAAAGACAGAAGCCACAACTGATTTACCCAAGATTCATCAGGCTGATAAAGGAAAATGTGGCCCATGTCAATTGGGGAAACAAACTAGAACTCCTCACAAAAAGATCTCAAGTATTGTTACCTCTCGAAACTTAGAGCTTCTTCACATGGATCTCATGGGCCCTACACGGACAGCCAGTTTGGGAGGCAAGAAATACATTATGGTGATCGTAGATGACTTCTCTCGATACACATGGGtaattttgttaagagaaaaatctgAAGCCTTTGAACAAGCTCAGATCTTGTTTCATAAGATACAAAACGAACAAGACTGTCTCATCAAGCGAATTCGGAGCGATCATGGCAGAGAATTCGAGAActcaagttttgaaaattattgtGCTCAGCAAGGTATCAGACAAGAATTCTCATCCCCCATaactcctcaacaaaatggagtagTTGAACGAAAAAATCGAGTCATACAAGAAATGGCTAGAGTTATTATACATGCTAAGgatttggcacaacatttttGAGGAGAAGCAGTCCATACGGCATGTCATATTGTTAATCGAGTTTTTCTCAGACCAACAACTACCAAGACACCATATGAGCTATGGCGAGGCAAGAAACCCACTGTCAAATACTTTCGGGTTTTCGGAAGTACATGTTACATTCTTCATGATAGGGAGAACTTGGGGAAGTTTGATGCAAAGAGTGATGAAGGAATTTTTCTTAGATATTCCAATACAAGTCGAGCCAGTTGTGTGTATAACAAAAGGACCAAGTCAGTAATGGAATCAGTAAATGTTGTCATCGATGATGAAACTACCAAGGAGCATTTTGCAGAAGAAGAACCTCAGGTTGAGGGGGAGCAAGTTGATATGCCTGATAAAACTCATGAACCTCCTAGTCCGAATGTTTTAGTAGTCCGTACATCAATACCTTTAGATACAGAAGGCATGACTCCTTCACCAGTTCCACACTTGGTCTCTCATGCACCATCCTCCAGAGTCAAACTTAATCATCCTAGAGAAAATTTGCTGGGAAATGTGAATGAAGGCTTACGACTGCGAAACTGGGTGGTAAATCAAGTCACTTATTCTTGTTATCTCTCTCAGATTGAACCAAAGAAGGTTAATGAGGCATTAGAAGATGAGAGTTGGGTTACGGCTATGCATGATGAACTCAATCAGTTTGTTTGAAATGATGTttggaatttggttccaaaaccaaaagatcaaaatatcattggcactaaatggatcttcaagaatAAATCCGACGAGCATGGTACAGTGGTAAGACACAAAGCTCGATTGGTTGCTCAAGGATACACTCAAGTTGAAGGAGTGGATTTTGATGAGACGTTCGCACAGGTAGCCAGATTGGAATCTATCAGAATTTTGTTGAGCATCTCATGTCATCTCCAgatcaaattgtatcaaatgGACGTTAAGAGTGCTTTTCTCAATGGCATTCTTCAAAAAGAAGTATATGTAGCTCAGCCAAAAGGGTTTCAGGATCCAACTTATCCAGATCATGTTTACAAGTTGAAAAAGGCACTTTATGGATAGAAACAAGCTCCGAGAGCTTGGTATGAACGTCTGACAACATATCTTCTTGAACATGGGTTCATCCGAGGACAGGCTGACCGTACCTTGTTCATCCGTAGGAAAGGTAGTCAACTACTCATTGTCcaaatttatgtagatgatattatcTTTGGCTCTACGATCGACTCACAAGCTCATCAATTTTCTACAGAAATGAAGCAAGAGTTtgaaatgagtatgattggTGAATTGACCTATTTTCCAGGTTTTCAAGTTCAACAATCCAACAAAGGTATCTTTGTGTCTCCACCAAAGTATGCAAAATATCTTGTGAAGAGATTCGGGTTGGATGGAAAAAGTCATACTCGCACACCTATGAGTACGAGTATTAAGCTGAGTGCAGATGTGGCTGGGAAATCCGTTGATCAAACCTTATACAGAAGCATGATAGGCTGTCTACTTTACCTTGCAGCTAGTCGACCAGATATATCTTTCAGTGTAGGTGTATGTGCTCGATTCCAAGCTAATCCAAAGGAATCTCATCTGACAGCAGTTAAACGAATCC
Protein-coding sequences here:
- the LOC132165056 gene encoding uncharacterized protein LOC132165056 gives rise to the protein MKDVAIENSCLPQESLEDVTKKNKLKFKVSVRTNFIPTCFNCGVKGHTRPSCFQIRAKQPSSQKNIPRLDEPRIGNQLKVLTAQVKLISEKLAVLSNSVDIKDMSNLIDKNVQIPPQKEQVWVKKKDHLCLVAHTALSVLNSCLWFLDSGCSKHMTGDKSLFKELKEGKGGGSITDGDGSKSKVIGQAIVEISGAPTPQEVLYVEGLRANLLSISQFCDYDLVVQFSKKE